One window of the Mycobacterium sp. SVM_VP21 genome contains the following:
- a CDS encoding DoxX family protein has protein sequence MSVQTIYLVTVVVTAVTTIAIAVPDFIPAQFVLANSARVGVPRSWLPLLGGLKLAGGAGLLVGLAGVPLLGVAAAAGLVAYFIGAVVTHVRAGVLSNIGFPAAYLLLSTASLAILLA, from the coding sequence ATGAGCGTACAGACGATCTATCTGGTGACCGTCGTGGTTACCGCGGTCACCACCATCGCCATCGCCGTACCCGACTTCATTCCGGCGCAATTCGTCCTGGCCAATTCCGCGCGGGTGGGCGTGCCGCGGTCCTGGTTGCCGCTGTTGGGCGGGCTGAAATTGGCCGGCGGCGCCGGCCTTCTCGTCGGTCTGGCCGGAGTCCCGCTGCTCGGCGTCGCCGCCGCTGCCGGCCTGGTCGCGTACTTCATCGGGGCCGTGGTGACCCACGTGCGGGCCGGGGTGCTGTCCAACATCGGATTCCCGGCCGCCTATCTGCTGCTATCGACGGCGTCGCTGGCGATCCTGCTGGCGTGA
- a CDS encoding helix-turn-helix transcriptional regulator gives MPSFRIAEVAELLGVSDDTVRRWIDSGRLSLTTGSGPRMVDGAELARFAQERAAVEPVSRNPVVGQSARNRMVGLVTKVTRDTVMAQVEVQAGPFRLVSLVSREAADELQLQPGSLVVASVKATNVVVELPRRTGAATHTDPAAEFG, from the coding sequence GTGCCGAGCTTTCGAATTGCCGAAGTCGCCGAGCTCCTCGGGGTCAGCGACGACACCGTCCGCCGGTGGATCGACTCCGGTCGCCTGTCGCTGACGACGGGCAGCGGGCCCCGCATGGTCGACGGTGCCGAGCTGGCACGGTTCGCCCAGGAGCGCGCCGCCGTCGAACCGGTGTCACGCAATCCGGTGGTGGGCCAGTCGGCACGCAACCGGATGGTCGGGCTGGTCACCAAGGTCACCCGGGACACGGTGATGGCGCAGGTCGAGGTTCAGGCCGGACCGTTCCGGTTGGTCTCGTTGGTCAGCAGGGAGGCCGCCGACGAACTGCAGCTGCAGCCCGGCAGCCTGGTCGTCGCCTCGGTCAAGGCCACCAACGTCGTCGTCGAGCTGCCACGACGTACCGGTGCGGCCACCCACACCGACCCGGCCGCCGAATTCGGCTAG
- a CDS encoding ketosteroid isomerase family protein produces MTNAKAAELLDAVEQSPAAAAAHDRAGWAGLFSADGRVEDPVGSRPHVGPDQIGRFYDTFIGPRDITFHRDLDIVRGTTVVRDLQLEVAMGPSVTMHMPAILRYDLQGSSGDWELQRLRAYWELPAMVGQFLGNGIAALPAGIGLSRSLLRNQRLAGTAGFVAGFRRPGSKGKKSVQTFLEAVAAGNTATARGLLSPSATVTYGDETAVDLAELGAQLDGAGLTKMLAAGSTVAVSTTSAQRRAVLFFDVAGRGAPITTIRYFPGA; encoded by the coding sequence ATGACCAACGCTAAGGCCGCCGAGCTGCTGGACGCCGTCGAGCAGTCACCGGCTGCGGCAGCCGCCCACGATAGGGCCGGCTGGGCAGGGCTGTTCAGCGCCGACGGCCGGGTGGAGGATCCGGTGGGTTCACGCCCGCACGTCGGTCCCGACCAGATCGGGCGGTTCTACGACACGTTCATCGGTCCGCGCGATATCACCTTTCATCGCGATCTGGACATTGTGCGCGGGACGACGGTCGTACGGGATCTGCAGCTCGAAGTCGCGATGGGGCCGTCGGTCACCATGCACATGCCGGCGATCCTGCGCTATGACCTGCAGGGGTCCTCGGGCGATTGGGAGCTGCAGCGGCTGCGCGCCTACTGGGAGCTGCCAGCCATGGTGGGCCAGTTCCTCGGTAACGGTATCGCCGCGCTGCCCGCCGGGATCGGGCTGTCACGATCGCTGCTGCGCAATCAGCGGCTGGCCGGCACCGCCGGGTTCGTCGCGGGGTTCCGCCGACCGGGCAGCAAGGGCAAGAAGTCGGTGCAAACATTCCTGGAGGCGGTCGCGGCCGGCAACACTGCTACTGCCAGGGGCCTGCTATCACCTAGTGCCACAGTCACTTACGGCGATGAAACCGCCGTGGACCTTGCCGAGCTCGGTGCCCAGCTGGACGGCGCGGGCCTGACGAAGATGTTGGCCGCCGGCAGCACCGTCGCGGTGTCAACCACCTCCGCGCAGCGACGCGCCGTGCTCTTCTTCGACGTGGCCGGCCGTGGGGCGCCGATCACGACAATCCGGTATTTCCCAGGAGCCTGA
- a CDS encoding isochorismatase family protein → MRALVIVDVQNDFCDGGAIPVTGAATVAQQISRYVDSPDGKARYAHVVATQDWHIDPGAHFAEDPNYQTSWPPHCVAGSPGAQFHPELSTERIEAVFKKGAYSAGYSGFEGVDDQGTSLAEWLNQHEVGNVDVVGVATEHCVSATAKDAVRKGFSTTVLSPLTAGTSAESTAAALAAMRNDGVTVMEAI, encoded by the coding sequence ATGCGGGCGCTGGTGATCGTCGATGTGCAGAACGATTTCTGCGATGGGGGAGCGATCCCGGTGACCGGCGCTGCCACCGTCGCACAGCAGATCAGCCGTTACGTGGACAGCCCGGACGGCAAGGCCCGCTACGCGCACGTGGTGGCCACTCAGGACTGGCACATCGACCCCGGCGCGCATTTCGCCGAGGACCCGAACTACCAGACGTCCTGGCCGCCGCACTGCGTCGCGGGAAGTCCCGGGGCGCAATTTCATCCGGAATTGAGCACCGAGCGGATCGAAGCGGTCTTCAAAAAGGGCGCCTACAGCGCGGGATACAGCGGCTTCGAGGGGGTCGATGACCAGGGCACGTCACTGGCCGAGTGGCTGAACCAACACGAAGTGGGCAACGTCGACGTGGTCGGCGTCGCCACCGAGCACTGCGTGAGCGCTACCGCCAAAGATGCTGTGCGCAAAGGGTTTTCCACCACCGTGCTGTCGCCCCTGACCGCGGGCACCTCGGCCGAATCGACGGCCGCCGCGCTGGCGGCGATGCGCAACGACGGTGTCACTGTGATGGAGGCGATCTGA
- a CDS encoding RDD family protein, producing the protein MTTGDFGPNGPGYGPGYGQPGGYPPPQGWGPQPGWGQQPGGLGRRFWARALDGVLVGIVSFFLSVFLFSDDYPFLVTGLFSGALTFGYFVLFEVTQGATPGKRLLGLAVHGPDGVSKPTASESAIRNSFTLLAMVPYLGGLLAFVAYVVIAVTISGSPTKQGKHDELAGGTRVTRT; encoded by the coding sequence ATGACAACCGGCGATTTCGGCCCGAACGGCCCCGGCTACGGCCCCGGATACGGTCAGCCCGGCGGCTATCCACCGCCGCAGGGTTGGGGGCCGCAGCCCGGATGGGGTCAGCAACCGGGCGGGCTGGGCAGGCGCTTTTGGGCCCGCGCGCTCGACGGAGTGCTGGTCGGTATCGTGTCGTTCTTCCTGTCGGTGTTCTTGTTCTCCGACGATTACCCGTTTCTGGTGACCGGCCTGTTCTCCGGGGCGCTGACCTTCGGCTACTTCGTGCTGTTCGAGGTGACGCAGGGCGCCACCCCGGGCAAGCGGCTGCTGGGCCTGGCGGTGCACGGGCCAGATGGGGTGTCGAAGCCGACGGCTTCGGAGTCGGCCATTCGTAATTCGTTCACTCTGCTGGCCATGGTCCCCTACCTCGGTGGGCTGCTGGCCTTCGTGGCCTACGTCGTGATCGCCGTGACGATCAGCGGCAGCCCGACCAAGCAAGGCAAGCACGACGAGTTGGCCGGCGGCACCCGGGTGACCCGGACCTAG
- a CDS encoding carboxylesterase/lipase family protein codes for MHNHPVQARIATGVVEGFVRDGVRRWRSIPFARPPVGPLRFRAPQPAESWSGVRHCHGFTNCAPQERLYTVLGPGRFQPTSEDCLTLNVVAPEDTDAGPLPVMVFIHGGGYIMGSSATPIYDGAALARRGCVYVSVNYRLGALGCLDLSSLSTSDVTLDSNLYLRDLVLALRWVQENVATFGGDPDNVTIFGESAGAHAVATLLAVPAAQGLFTRAIAESPAAGLVRNTDIAAAFAERFAALLGVRPSDGAQTLLRVTPSELLAAQDRLIADGNRDMLGAFPIGPVCGDDVLPVDPVEAMRQGSAHRVPLIVGSNADEGRLFTRFLRMLPVDEPMVEAVLAGTDAGVRDRIIAAYPDYPKRAACVRLGGDFAFNAAVWQIADAHGAHAPTYVYRYDYAPRMLRWSGMGATHATELFAVFDVYRSGGFGRLLTAGADRRTALQVSKQVQRRWGAFSRAGAPGENWPAYTADERAVMVFDRKTRLEYDPAPERRKAWQGFSLAH; via the coding sequence ATGCATAACCACCCTGTGCAGGCCCGCATCGCCACCGGCGTTGTGGAGGGATTCGTCCGCGACGGGGTGCGCAGATGGCGATCCATCCCCTTTGCCCGACCACCGGTGGGTCCGCTGCGGTTCCGGGCTCCCCAGCCGGCCGAATCGTGGTCGGGGGTGCGCCATTGCCACGGATTCACCAATTGCGCGCCGCAGGAACGGCTCTACACCGTCCTGGGCCCCGGCCGGTTTCAGCCGACCAGCGAGGACTGCCTGACGCTCAACGTGGTGGCCCCGGAGGACACCGACGCGGGCCCGCTGCCGGTCATGGTGTTCATCCACGGTGGCGGCTACATCATGGGCAGCTCGGCCACCCCCATCTATGACGGCGCGGCGCTGGCCAGGCGCGGCTGTGTGTACGTCTCGGTCAACTACCGGCTGGGTGCGCTGGGGTGTCTGGACCTGTCGTCGCTGTCGACGTCCGACGTCACCCTGGACAGCAACCTGTACCTGCGCGACCTGGTGCTCGCCCTGCGCTGGGTCCAGGAGAACGTCGCGACGTTCGGTGGCGACCCCGACAACGTCACCATCTTCGGGGAAAGCGCGGGCGCGCACGCGGTGGCCACCCTGTTGGCGGTGCCCGCCGCGCAAGGCCTGTTCACCCGTGCGATCGCCGAAAGCCCGGCCGCCGGGCTGGTGCGCAACACCGACATTGCCGCGGCATTCGCCGAGCGATTCGCTGCGTTGCTCGGGGTGCGGCCGTCCGACGGCGCCCAGACACTGCTGCGCGTGACGCCGTCGGAGCTGCTGGCCGCCCAGGACCGATTGATCGCCGACGGCAACCGGGACATGCTGGGCGCGTTCCCGATCGGCCCGGTCTGCGGCGACGATGTGCTGCCGGTGGATCCGGTTGAGGCGATGCGGCAGGGTTCCGCGCACCGTGTTCCGCTGATCGTGGGCAGCAACGCCGATGAGGGGCGCCTGTTCACCCGGTTCTTGCGGATGTTGCCGGTCGACGAGCCGATGGTCGAGGCGGTACTGGCCGGCACCGACGCGGGAGTGCGTGACCGCATCATCGCCGCCTATCCGGACTACCCGAAGCGGGCGGCCTGCGTCCGGCTCGGCGGTGATTTCGCCTTCAATGCTGCGGTGTGGCAGATCGCCGATGCCCATGGGGCCCATGCGCCCACCTACGTCTACCGCTACGACTACGCGCCGCGGATGCTGCGCTGGTCGGGCATGGGTGCCACGCACGCGACCGAGTTGTTCGCCGTGTTCGATGTGTACCGCAGTGGCGGGTTTGGTCGGCTGTTGACCGCCGGCGCGGACCGCCGGACGGCGTTGCAGGTCAGCAAGCAGGTGCAGCGCCGGTGGGGAGCGTTCAGCCGGGCGGGGGCGCCGGGCGAGAACTGGCCGGCCTACACCGCCGACGAGCGTGCCGTCATGGTGTTCGACCGCAAGACCCGCTTGGAATACGACCCGGCCCCCGAGCGACGCAAGGCCTGGCAAGGCTTTTCGCTGGCCCACTAG